TGATGCTAAAGGTAAACCATGCAAGGCCGTGAACGCAGCAACAATCAGCGTGCCTATAGATGATCAATCTAGTAGGAGTGTGACTGAGGTCAAATTCGTTGAGACCTCCTTGACGCGCGAGGAGTAAGTACTCAGACTTGTTGATTTGTGAATGAGTCACATTGTTAGAAGACTAAAGGGAAGGTTTAAACCATGGAAGAGTCATTATTTATGGAAAGGGGTTGGTGAATGGGGAAGGCAACAAAAATGCTTTCTATATCCGTAAAACCTCGAGTGAAATGTAAATATTCTTTCCATGGTTTGACGGGCATTTCAGAGATATTTACATGATTAATCACATGCTAACTTTGATAATTAATATTGGTTTAACTGgctttttattttatctcttATGAGCCCATTTAATGAATGGCCTTAAGTCCTAGTCTTGAAATGATCTCGCCTTATCGTTGTTTAGAACTGCTTCTCTTAAAGATCAGTTTAGGATAATAAGTCAAATTCTCTACAATTATGCCTTTCTGGGCTCAgcaactttttcaagtgaaacatcTTTCTCTGATTGTGTAAAAGACCGTTACCACAGTTCCTCCTTACTCCGCTGTGTTCGCCAAACCGATGTCACTCTTGGCCTACTGGACCCACAATTTCCTCCTTCCAGTATTTGCTAATTCATTCAAGTTTCTTCTCCGCAGTTCTCATCTGGCAGACTTCCACTAAAGGAGAGCGAACAATCAGTTAACCCGCATTAACGAGAGTTTCGAGTAACATGCGTACGGTGTCCTTATTTCCTCTTTGTGCTTCCTGTTTTTATAGGCGTAACATAATGTGTATTTTCAAGCTAATCTATGGAGTTGGCCTGACACGACTTCGAAAGCTGTTCATGGAAATCAACCCATCATGGTCCAACCAGCCATCTGATGCAGCTGCATTTGACAAGGGTACAATGCACCTCAAGAAAGATGAAGAAGCAGTCTTTAATCGTGGGGACATAAAGGAGTGGGATTTTTCCTTGATGACAACTGTACTGCTTTATTCTCAGTCCTGTAAACTGCAGATGAACCAAAGACCGGACCAACCACTTGCCCTCCGTGAACTGAGGAATCACCGCAACAAGATAATTGGACACCCCTCTACAGAAAAAATGCCTGAGGAAGAATTCAACACCATGTGGCCAATTTTGTCCAAAAACTTCGTCACACTTGGCGTGGATGAAGGAGACGTTGCAGACATTCTGCATCAGTCAGGTACTTCATCTTGATCATGACGGTAGAGTATACTATTTTTAAAGTTGTTCCTGAAGGAATCTAAGCCTCCTGCCTCGTTATTCAGGGGTGGTAGTGAAGGGGTGAGGGGTGCTCACACCCCCTCCTCTTCCCCGAGATGAGTTGAGGCTTTCTAACGCAAGTAGTATTCTgcggaaaaaaacaaaaacaaaacaaacaaacaagaaaaggaaacacGAGACGAGGTTGAAGAGTTTATATTAAACGCATGCCATAAAAATGGTAATTTGGCACTGAAGCCCTTCTATTATGTGCATCAATTTTCGTATGACAACCAAAACGACACTTCCAGCATTCGTTACTGTGGAGTTCGCTTCAAGGTTATACAAAATCTATTGCAtcatttgctttgtattttttagCGGTTCACATAATGTTTCTGCTAAGGTATAAGCCTTCATCTTCGTTGTTCGCTTTGAAAATCTGTTTACGTCCCCCGTCAGTTAAGTCATTTCTTAGTAGTGCCACCCCTCCTaagaaaaatcctggatccTCCCCTGGCCTCCCCTGTTATTGGACCATCGGTGATGCTTGTGTACAAAATGTTGTGAAAGGCATGAACAGCTCTTATTATATAGCTATAAtagtacgcccgctctgattggctgctgaatgggcattattttcttgtaatgaccgggcattatgaaacttttctcggctcttttgagttgtgagtaaaagcaacgagcgcgtgggcgaaaacaacgaaaaagatggtcaaaaggtggtacaactatattttcaataactgaaagaaaaattagcatacagaaacattttagtatgagcgtcgaagagagccatggcgcgcgcaagcgaatgtgaaaaattacttccggtgttcttattgtattcttcttaagaaaagcgctaaaaatgccatataataaataacttattaacctcgtccgCTCGGTCATTACAAGGgaatctcagacctcggccttgatGTATCGACCTCGATATCGCTCGGTCCATGcatcaaggcctcggtctgagatttcactgtaatgacctcactctcggttaataagtggCATTTAATAGGTACCGCATAATGCacgtttgtttagttttgtcaGATGTTGTTGACACCTTTGCGCTTGAAATGGTTGTCCCTCGTACCAAAGTCGAGGTTAGTTTGTGCTTTGCAACCTATACGTATTGATTTCCGTTGAGTTCATTAAACAAGGCGTACTCGCATGCATGGGTACATTTTGAAAGCGCAAATAGTTTGTCTGACGAAGATAAACtgtttcttgttcttttatCTCGGATAACAGGGGCAAGATTCACTATTTTGTACTTTCAACTTTCAGATGAAGAGCTGAGCTCCTTAGAGTATTACAAGCAGATGTTTTTGACAGATCGAACAAAAGAACCCCAATTTTTGAAGAAATTAGAGTCCATAGACAGCAAACTGGACACCATACTCGCGAACCAGTGCCACGAAGCTAGTTTCGCCCCTCCTTCCGATCCAAAAAGCCCAAAATGGGATGAATGGATTCAATTTCTCAGAGCCGTTGGTGATTTCGAGTCTCAACAGAATCAATACATTCTTGTAGCAGACGCCCTTCCTCCTGACGAGTTGGAGTTCTTTTCAATTTTGAGAGGTGTGTCATGGAAGATGGTCTTGGACTTTGACCCAATGTCAGAGGAGAAAGGACTTTATCGTGAATTCACGTCAAAAGAGGGACAAACCGACTTGATCAGCATGATAACACCGGCAGAGTTAAAGAAATATACTCTGAACAGCCTGTTGCGACAAATCGATCCTAAGAAGATTCAGTGGCTCTTTGTCAACGGGCGAAACAGCGACTCAGAGGGAAGTTCTCAACCGTTTCCTAATTGGGAGACTACCTCGGTGAAACACATCACGTGGCTGTTTGGTGGTTGCGCAGATCCTGACAAATTCGACAAACAGAAACCAGTGATATGCCTTATCCTCCCATTTAAACAGACATCCCATCCCTACATGGAAGTGACTCTCAGCCGTCTGGTAGAGAACTTTAACGATTACAGGTTGAAGTTTGTCTCTTTCAAACACGAGCATTGCCATCTTATTTCAGAAAAGTTTGAAGTGCAGAACTTCGACTTAAGCTCCAAGCTGTTAAATATGGGTCTATCAGAAATGCTCGATGCTTCGACGACAAAGAAGTATCGTATGCCCTCTTCCCAAGCAGGCATTTTTGTGAAGCTGAATCAAAACGAATTTCTTTATCTCAAAGAGCATTTACAGCTTCTGTATGATGGGTGCGAAGACCTTCCTGAATCCGTAAATGACGCAGCTGAGGAAACCTCTTTCTTCGAACAACACAGAAAATCTTTCCTCTCAGGAAATCAAATTTCATTTGTCAGTCTATACGACAATCACGATGCTAGAAGAGAGATCAGCACGGAAATCGGGAACCACATCAATCGTCTCCTTCACCAGGGATTTAATCGCTCTTTGATTGTAGAAATCAGGCACTCTCCAGGAGCTGGTGGTTCAACCATTGGGCGTCGCGTGGTGTGGGACCTTCACAAGTGTTACCCATGTGCCCTTCTGGAAATATCAAGCTCTCACCATTACTTTGATGAAGACAACacactttcaaacaaaataactGATGGAATAAGTGCATTGGAAGAAATATGCGGAACATCTCCGGTGATTCTAATTGATGGTCATCAATCCAGCATGATCGAGGGTATTTCAAACAAGCTTGTACGAATGCTATGCAACAACGGAAAACGAGCTCTTCTGTTACGTTGTCAACATGGACTCAAAGCTTCCAATAGAGAGGCCATGGACTCCTCCAATGTCCACAGAGTATTTCATGTTAATATAAGACTTGAAGACTCAAAAGCTGATCTCAACGAGTTCCAGTCCAAGTACAAGGAATACATTGATCAATCGCTAAACCCACAGCAAATGGCCAACTTACGTCGTGTTTTTCACTTTCCTCTCCTTGCAATGATGGAAGAGTTTCGTCCGAAACTCCAAAAGATCATCGAAGACACCCTTGACGAGATGGGGGGAATCCAGCAAGAAATTGCCTTGGTGGTAGCATTCTTACAGAAGTACGCAAATTACGCAACGCCGGCCCTTCTCCTCTACGAAGCCTTAAATAATTATATTCGTGTTTCAGCAGAGGAAACTATCACTTATGAACACATTAAGCGGCTTTTCAACGAGCATTTACTAAATTTAATGGTGCCTACAGAACCAATCCGTCCGAAAAGTAGATCAAGTTCTTTGATGGAGAAGCCACCAGAATGTTACACCCTTCAACATCCACTGGTTGCGGATCTAGTTCTTGAAAAGGTGTTCAGGGCACAAGAGTGTGATCTTTTTGGAGTGGTGAGGAAGTTTCTCGAGTTTCCAATCTACGATGATGAACGTTTCCTTCCCATTTTTGAAGAATTGTTTCTCTACTGCAAGTTCGGAAAAAAGCTGAAGTTTTCTGTACTGTTTGAGGAGCTCAAAGGTATCAATGCTGAACGTGCAGCAGAAGTATTTAAGGAGGCGGCAGTGAAGACCAATGACGCCGGCATATTTGCCAACGCAGCACGATTCCTCGCAAAGAAAAAACCGCCATCGTTTTCAGAGGCAAAAGGTGTCATTCATCAAGCTTTTCAAGCAAAGAATGCAAATCCTAGACTGCGTAATCTATACCACACTAAGGGGGTTATTTTGTTTGCTGAAATGAAAGACTTGATTAAGTCGCGCAAAGTTAAAGACCTGAAGAAGCTTGAAGAACTCGCCACTGAAGTACTAAGGGCGCATCACGAGGCAAGGACGTTTCCTCCAACCTACCCTCATCCGTTGATTGGCGAAGTTGACGTTTGGTTGGCTTGCATTGAATGGATCGTGAAGAATGAATGCGACGATTCTGGTGATACCTTACAGTTTCTGACTAAACGGTCACCCCCTTTCTTCCGCACATGTGCTAGTGACTCTTTTTATCTCCTTGATGTCGTGGATAGGATCGTGCAAACTGTACCCAATTTGGCAGATCCCGAAGAAACACAAAGGCTCAGTAGCCGTGCCAGGGTGACGCTGATAGCTATCTTTAAAAAGGGGATTTCTCTTTTAGGGCCAAGACGGGGTGACGAAAATTTGGTCCAATTTTGTAAGGAACTTTGCAGTTCCCCTGGTTTTCCCAAGTCTTCACAACTGGAACTAAAAAAGCTCCTGGCCCATTTTATTCTCAGTGGCAGCACTGCAATTGAAGCCCTTAACCAAGAAAACCTTGCTTATTTGCTGAAGCTACTGGAAGAATTGGTGCTGGTAGAGAAGGAATACCGGCTTGCTTTCCATCTCATGAAGGTCTGTGTGCTAGTTACGGGACCAAGATGTTACAGGCTGGAGCAAGGTATCGCCTTGTGTGAGAAATGGCAGGACTTCTCACCCAATGATTGTATGCCATATTTTTACCAAATGGTGATTTACTTTTTGAACATTCTTGACGGCAAGAGTGTGGAGTTCACATCGAAGTACCACATGGCATTAAAGTTATGTCGGGAAAAATCACAGAGTCATTTTCGAAGCATGCAGTCAACACTGTTTTTAGGTAACCAAGGAAAAGGGATGTCTCGCCTGATTACACGAAATACATTGTTTCGAGAAACCGACTACGCTACAGATGATTCTGAAAAAGTTACCAGATTCTGgcgggaacactccagaaaaaaGTTGTTAGAATGTAAAGGTCGCATAAGAGTAGAGCGGTCCACAGGTCTTCCCGGGAGGAATCATCCATACATTGAACTCATGCCAGGAAATCTTCAGCTCTATGTTGGCAAGAATGCAGACATTGGCAAAGCGGAAAGGAACTTCAACTCTGGggctttggttttttttgtcgTGAGTTTCAATCTTCATGGTCCTGTTGCCAACGGAATAACTTTCTCGTCACAAAATCCATAGATTTCCTCATGGATGGGTTAAGATTAACTGGTAACAAGAAATACTGACTCTCCTGAAGCCAGACCCAAGCCCGGGGTGTCAAACATTTTTCCAAGAGAGTCTTTACTTTTGTGAACTAAACATGTACTTTAACACTTGCAATAAATAGGTTGACCCCAAGAAACAAGTGTGAGAACCATTTCTCACTTAAGCAAACCATGCAGAGTAGCCACGAGCACAGTGTTCCCTCTGATTTGTTGCAATCAGTCGCTGAACCAGAGTTCATGTATTCAAAAAACCCTTACTGCAGCCTTGTACCTTGGTCGATTTGCCAGTATACATCCCGTTCCAACGTCAACCCAAGTAAATAGCAGTTAAATAACAGTTGTTGATCCTGCACTGTCCGCACGTGCGTGTCTGATCAATCGATATTAGCCATAAGGGTAACGAGTTTCGCTGGTATGTCTTATACAGGAAGCCTCTTTGTATTATCTCAGTTCCTCCCACTCTGCCAACGCTCCGTTTTAAGGGTATTTAAAGCTTCAGCTTCATGGATCAGAGAAAAGTTGAAGAAACCTGTGGGTTCACCAAAGGTCGAAGTGAGGATTTTTGAACAGTAGGCCGCGCAGTGACCAACCACGCCTGCTAAAATTGCCACAGTATCACGTGACCATCACATTATGGGGACTCGGTCCTAATAAACTGTCCTATTGATCGGAACTAAATGATGCAGATGATTAAACCTAAAGACGACGGTCCTAGAAGGCgtcattagggaatttaagaagctacgacggcaactgcaacgaaaacgtcacattaaaattgaactttgggTTAatttaagtcttttgcgattattccatgttgttCACGTTGTGCAAAATAGGTGAATTgtactttcgctagcttggtacgaatggttttcatgtaaaagcaAAGAgagaaagatttactgctgcgagctcgcgttgtcgtcagaacctcaaatatcaaaatttcacgtcgtcgtttggcagactacgtcaaaacattgcaccaaaaagcgtgcagcacgattatttttcttcattcaaccaatcaaatcattgattagtagcgttgtcgttgacgttgccgtcgtcaaatcttaaatttgcTATTGTGTGTCAAGTAATTTTACGGGGCAACACAAGTCCTCCATGGAAGAAATAATCGAATAGATTTCTCTTGAGCTTAGAGATTTTGTCAGAAAAGAAAACTTCATGACTAAGTTCGGGTCTAGTTCAAAATTTTGAACCAGCGATTATGCAAATTACTGTATATTCTCGCACTGTCTCAGTGAAATGTTTTCGAGGGCGTTCCTAGCTAACGGTTTTCGTAGCTGTAGACTGTTTAGATTAGCTCAAAAACTCAGATGACTGAGGATATCGAATCACATTTCAGTTGTTAATGGCATAAAGTTGAActctttttttatgttttgctCCTTCTCGGTCGTGAAAGAAATTTATCGTTTTATTGCCACAGTTCTGTCTGgtgttattagggagtttacgcaaacacgacgtcgacggcagcgagaacgtcatccgaaagtgtaacttcgcgtttctgcaatcatttctcaattattcaaagtcattacgcttgcaaaatgtgttctaactatccgggagttaaattggaaccagcgcttcatagataagaggacaaaatttaacatttgtcatcatatggtcacgtcgtccacacaactgcaaaacaggtcatttcacgtcgcagaaagaacgagaacgtctgcgaaatgtcaaaaatgaaaactgcacgtgcaaagcgtgcacaactattgtttttgacaatcaaatatgcaaatttgtgacgtccttgttgccgtcgtcgtcgtggttgcgtaagctccctaataatagggagtttaagatcaacgacgcgactgcaaaGACGACGCCAAAAAATTTGTATACttaattgccaaaaacaaaagttttgcacgccctgcactgcttttttttaattccgtgcatttctttcaagttctcggcaaatctgcgacgtgaaatgaccatttctcaagttttacagagaacgtgaacactcgggcgcaaatttgaatattcttttctagcgttgacaccgcacctctaaattcagttcctgggtagttccgctagctttcaaaagttaaacaaactgacataatgacggaatatattgaaaaacttgaactgaacttgcaattttgagccaCGTTTTCGccactgtcgcgtcgtagatcttaaactccttaaTGAAGGACTgactataggtggtttgcaaccaatctctagggacaaaGATAAccatgctgcaatgtacaattgctggtggacgaacaaaaggagctaattagaaatcttttgtttttgtccaccaacatggcggttatgacgtaacgtgaaaaccacctattgtgATCATTCTCAATCATTCAACACAGAACTTTCGAGTTATAAAGCAATGAGTCAATTGCaacactagggagcttaagcagcaacgacagcaacgaaaacgtcacttgaaaataaacatttgggaattGGTGACTACTTTGTTATTATTGCTTCCTCCACGCATCCCCCatttttgacagagcacgcgggaaatggactggtagaagcaccgttgaagtaaatatagagaatgaaaaatttgccggtgtgtgttcacgttgtggttaaaaccttaaatttggaaatttcacgctgtcatttggcagactacgtcaaagaattgtacttaagtgcgtgccgcacgtgcagcacgattatttttcctcattcaaccaatcagatcattgttttctggcgtcgtctttgccgttgccgtcgtccttgcgcTCTCTACTGTCAGTttacgaaaacaaaagatttcctTTAACCGTATGATCGGTTATTTAATAGGACCAACTCTGCTCCGGTGGGCAAAAACAATGTAGCTGTACGCCATACGGCGTTGCAAATCACGGGATtagattttgaattttattaaGATTTTTAATGCTTTTAGCACAAAAAACCACTTGTAAAGTAAGTGATAAAATTGATTAAaagtttgtagaaatgttttattTGACTGTGAGAACACTAAGTAAACTTTTTAAGGAACAAATAAAGATGATTTGAAGATAATTTGCAAATCATGAGTCTAGCTTTCATTCGTTCTATGGAAACCGACGACAAATGGAAACAGGAAAGGCTAGATGTTCTGCTGTAATGCACTTACCTGTAAATTACATTAAATTTAAGTCGACGAGATCATCCTCCGATGACTGTTGATAAAACGCCATAGCTCTCTATAGTCGACTACAAAATTCTGCTCGCGCGCGCGGGAATGAAATTGGTCGCTCCAGGTGACTGACAGGTTAGTAATTAGCTTCCCATGTTTTGATTGGATAAGTGCACTCTCAAGTAAGGTCGAGACCATACTTGAGAGCGCACTTCGGCTCTTTGAAGTTTTGAGGTTTCCGTGGCGACTAAGTACGATCAGTCAAGTGCAACAAGACCCGTTTCGATCCGTTCACACACAAGTGCGTTTCAAGTGCACTTCAAACACACTTCAAGTGCACTTGAAATGTCTAGTGTGAACCCCCCTAGTACTTACATTAAATTTAAGTCGACGAGATCATCCTCCGATGACTGTTGATAAAACGCCATAGCTCTCTATAGTCGACTACAAAATTCTGCTCGCGCGCGCGGGAATGAAATTGGTCGCTCCAGGTGACTGACAGGTTAGTAATTAGCTTCCCATGTTTTGATTGGATAAGTGCACTCTCAAGTAAGGTCGAGACCATACTTGAGAGCGCACTTCGGCTCTTTGAAGTTTTGAGGTTTCCGTGGCGACTAAGTACGATCAGTCAAGTGCAACAAGACCCGTTTCGATCCGTTCACACACAAGTGCGTTTCAAGTGCACTTCAAACACACTTCAAGTGCACTTGAAATGTCTAGTGTGAACCCCCCTAGTACTTACATTAAATTTAAGTCGACGAGATCATCCTCCGATGACTGTTGATAAAACGCCATAGCTCTCTATAGTCGACTACAAAATTCTGCTCGCGCGCGCGGGAATGAAATTGGTCGCTCCAGGTGACTGACAGGTTAGTAATTAGCTTCCCATGTTTTGATTGGATAAGTGCACTCTCAAGTAAGGTCGAGACCATACTTGAGAGCGCACTTCGGCTCTTTGAAGTTTTGAGGTTTCCGTGGCGACTAAGTACGATCAGTCAAGTGCAACAAGACCCGTTTCGATCCGTTCACACACAAGTGCGTTTCAAGTGCACTTCAAACACACTTCAAGTGCACTTGAAATGTCTAGTGTGAACCCCCCTAGTGTTCTGTCAGGAGCCAATGACGGCTCCTGGTTCTGTAGATTTGAGTAGCTGTTTGAAGCTTAATCCAACGGATGGTGAGCGCTTCGTAAGCGAGCAGACGGTCGCAGTGTAATCAGTACTCGTTTCTTCCCGTCGGGCAAGGAATGAAGAGAGATGCTGGAAACGGAGTACAAAATTTGAAGTATAAAACAAGTATTTATTATGCAAACTGGAGTGCCTTATAGGGATTTTCACGACTAAGAACAATTGTATCACCACAAGCgaaaaaattagcataatttttCGCGTTTGAGATGGCTGAGATGGACAATCAGCTGCTGATATGTCACTCGTTCTGTTTCGCGCCATGGATGATTGGCAACCCGCTCgctttttgaaacgtgaataaaGTCGGCTTCTTCTTCTGATGTTTATATGAGAAACAAACTAATACATGGTTGCGTGGAGATAtcgaatttctcttctcgtgttcaactcgatatcttaCTCGTTCGCTGTGcccactcgtgagatatcgagtaaTTCTATATCTCCGCGcgtccatgtattattctctgtatctcaatttttttgcccTGGCCATGACCTTCATGTTCGtaattgaactgaaaaaaaaaaacaaaacaaaacacggaCCGCTACGGAATCATCCtcacatacatacatacctactttgtttatttatttctacaCGGTAAAATCTTCAGTATATATTACAACGAGGAGTTTCATCACAACTGCACTTGTTTACAagattgccgtgtgggagctCGACCTATATAGTTGGCCAACTTCCCTTTTGAAATATCCTAGGGAGTCTAATTTTCGCAACCTGATGGGCAAATTTTTCCATAACAGTGCTCGGCTATAACAAAAAGCACCTTAATTTGAGCACGGCTATTACAAAAAGCACCTTAATTTGTGCGCGGTATCGGCAACTCAAGTTTAGCCTCTGAGTCTCTTGAGTTGTTTTGTGTATTGCGGGTACTGAATAAATACTGGAGGTAGGCATGGATGAGTCTTAATCGTTTTAAGAATTAATGTGACTTCAAGCTTTTTCCGGCGTGTAATCAGATGATCTCCATTCAGCAGATTTACAGACTAAAAGGGAAACTGAATCGTAATTGGACCTGGTACTCGCCCTTGCGGCCCTCTTCTGAAGTTTTAAAGTTTATCTCTTAGGGTTAAGCTGCAGCCACCCCAAACGGAGCTGGCTGCAATAATCGAGGTGGAGGAAGATCAACGCTTGATAGATTTGGAGGGCAGGGCGCTCTGAGATGTATGGCCTTCTACGTTTAAGGGTGCCTATAGCTGAAGATGTCTTCATGCTTAGTTCATCTATATGATTAGACCATGAGAGGTGCTCGCCAATTGTGACGCCTAGTGATTTAGCTTCTTTATCTTTGATGATTAATGTGGCACTGATATGATCGTCAGAGAATGAATGCAAACTTGGTTTCACCCGATAATTATAAATTCGGTCTTCGCAACATTTAAACTCGATTTGTTGGAAATAAGCCATAGATTAAGACTTCTTAACTCTGAATTTAAACCATTCTCAAGACCAATCAATGTGCTGACAGTAAAGGTTATATTAGTATCAACAGCAAACATATAAGAATATATaactaataatatataatataaacTATATGATATCAAAGTGGTCCAATGTTGATACCATGTGGGATGCCACATAAAAATGGTGCAGCATTAGACAGACAACTGGCCACtaaaggggcgtttacacgatagagcaaaaatggcacggatccgacaaaaactggaacggttccaacagtttttgcaaagaaacagtgaactttTATCCGTTCCGTGTCGGGTCCATAGGCCCCTTAAGGCTACATTTTTTACTTTGGTGgcaggcccgtagcagggggaGAGGCAGGGGGGGCTCGCGccccccagaaattttcagatttgaattaaattcgctacaaaagtggaattatGCTTGCTAAAATGGAGAGCTGTCAATGAAAGCaacagtttccaagtattgtcgatcatagtaagactatgtactgttgttcttctgtacAATTTGGAATTGTGCAAAGGAACGAAATCATCGAATTTTTGCTCTGTCAAAAACAAGCAACAGCTCTAAAACATCTGCatgtttttcatcaaaatagaaagaagcaaaatggatcgaaatgcaccaatgacaatctctgaacttggcctcttggacttttttggtttctaagaggtccgccagtgtaaaatataccactgtactagagtaaaacttaggcttttctgcgtttatattgaaagtcttacaatgtcttcacaagagccgccgaaaaagaaatccaaacgagataacggactattttgtttatacagcgaatgcacatgcgtggatgtcatgtattttgtgccagtatgtaccagcgcgtaccatatggaaagaCGCAAGACTTGTAAAGGCTCTGA
The nucleotide sequence above comes from Acropora muricata isolate sample 2 chromosome 12, ASM3666990v1, whole genome shotgun sequence. Encoded proteins:
- the LOC136892417 gene encoding uncharacterized protein, yielding MNSKNRKKKKKRGKGKVQQTDTALAAGVDKQNELETGREQTKPEVDEEQPGPSAPSVSLQLPALSIQAEESESVNQRDLTDAKGKPCKAVNAATISVPIDDQSSRSVTEVKFVETSLTREERNIMCIFKLIYGVGLTRLRKLFMEINPSWSNQPSDAAAFDKGTMHLKKDEEAVFNRGDIKEWDFSLMTTVLLYSQSCKLQMNQRPDQPLALRELRNHRNKIIGHPSTEKMPEEEFNTMWPILSKNFVTLGVDEGDVADILHQSDEELSSLEYYKQMFLTDRTKEPQFLKKLESIDSKLDTILANQCHEASFAPPSDPKSPKWDEWIQFLRAVGDFESQQNQYILVADALPPDELEFFSILRGVSWKMVLDFDPMSEEKGLYREFTSKEGQTDLISMITPAELKKYTLNSLLRQIDPKKIQWLFVNGRNSDSEGSSQPFPNWETTSVKHITWLFGGCADPDKFDKQKPVICLILPFKQTSHPYMEVTLSRLVENFNDYRLKFVSFKHEHCHLISEKFEVQNFDLSSKLLNMGLSEMLDASTTKKYRMPSSQAGIFVKLNQNEFLYLKEHLQLLYDGCEDLPESVNDAAEETSFFEQHRKSFLSGNQISFVSLYDNHDARREISTEIGNHINRLLHQGFNRSLIVEIRHSPGAGGSTIGRRVVWDLHKCYPCALLEISSSHHYFDEDNTLSNKITDGISALEEICGTSPVILIDGHQSSMIEGISNKLVRMLCNNGKRALLLRCQHGLKASNREAMDSSNVHRVFHVNIRLEDSKADLNEFQSKYKEYIDQSLNPQQMANLRRVFHFPLLAMMEEFRPKLQKIIEDTLDEMGGIQQEIALVVAFLQKYANYATPALLLYEALNNYIRVSAEETITYEHIKRLFNEHLLNLMVPTEPIRPKSRSSSLMEKPPECYTLQHPLVADLVLEKVFRAQECDLFGVVRKFLEFPIYDDERFLPIFEELFLYCKFGKKLKFSVLFEELKGINAERAAEVFKEAAVKTNDAGIFANAARFLAKKKPPSFSEAKGVIHQAFQAKNANPRLRNLYHTKGVILFAEMKDLIKSRKVKDLKKLEELATEVLRAHHEARTFPPTYPHPLIGEVDVWLACIEWIVKNECDDSGDTLQFLTKRSPPFFRTCASDSFYLLDVVDRIVQTVPNLADPEETQRLSSRARVTLIAIFKKGISLLGPRRGDENLVQFCKELCSSPGFPKSSQLELKKLLAHFILSGSTAIEALNQENLAYLLKLLEELVLVEKEYRLAFHLMKVCVLVTGPRCYRLEQGIALCEKWQDFSPNDCMPYFYQMVIYFLNILDGKSVEFTSKYHMALKLCREKSQSHFRSMQSTLFLGNQGKGMSRLITRNTLFRETDYATDDSEKVTRFWREHSRKKLLECKGRIRVERSTGLPGRNHPYIELMPGNLQLYVGKNADIGKAERNFNSGALVFFVVSFNLHGPVANGITFSSQNP